One window of Dyadobacter sandarakinus genomic DNA carries:
- a CDS encoding Gfo/Idh/MocA family protein: MEQNRRNFLKASGLIAGGALINPLKGQAYNSSVDDTIKVALIGCGGRGTGAAAQALSTTQNVQIVAMADAFKDRLDESYKNLTAKKYKNAAGAPVDIKMKVDVPDDRKFVGFDAFKKAIALKDVDVVILATPPGFRPSHFEEAVKNNKHIFMEKPVATDAPGIRKVLELAEEAKKKKLNVVVGLQRHYQANYREAIKRIHDGALGDIVGGQVYWVGSSPWMKERQANQTEMEYQMRNWYYFNWLCGDHINEQHVHNIDVANWVKNGYPVSIQGTGGRQVRTGKAYGEIFDHHTLDLVYADGTTISSQCRQFEGTWNRVDEAFVGTKGRIDSFDGKKTILKDYKGSVMYQHDDKGDKNPYQVEHDELFAAIAKGEYKFADAENGAKSTMTAIMGRMATYSGKLITWDEAIKSDINLFPDKLAWDASPKVLPGPDGLYPVAIPGKTQVI, from the coding sequence ATGGAACAAAACAGGCGTAATTTTCTGAAGGCATCCGGCCTTATTGCCGGTGGCGCCTTGATTAATCCGCTGAAAGGCCAGGCTTATAACAGCTCTGTTGATGACACTATCAAGGTGGCATTGATCGGCTGTGGTGGCAGAGGTACCGGTGCGGCGGCACAAGCACTCAGCACAACTCAGAATGTACAGATTGTGGCCATGGCGGATGCATTTAAAGACCGTCTTGACGAATCTTACAAAAACCTGACGGCAAAAAAATACAAGAATGCAGCCGGTGCGCCTGTCGACATTAAAATGAAAGTCGATGTTCCTGATGATCGGAAATTCGTTGGTTTTGATGCGTTCAAAAAAGCGATTGCGCTGAAAGATGTGGATGTGGTTATCCTTGCCACGCCTCCGGGTTTCCGTCCTTCGCATTTTGAAGAAGCTGTAAAAAATAACAAGCATATTTTTATGGAAAAACCGGTAGCTACTGATGCTCCGGGGATTCGTAAGGTGCTGGAACTGGCAGAAGAAGCCAAAAAGAAAAAACTGAATGTAGTAGTAGGCTTGCAGCGCCACTACCAGGCTAACTATCGTGAGGCTATCAAAAGAATTCACGATGGTGCACTGGGTGATATCGTAGGCGGCCAGGTATACTGGGTAGGCAGCAGCCCCTGGATGAAGGAGCGCCAGGCTAACCAGACTGAAATGGAATACCAGATGAGAAACTGGTACTACTTCAACTGGCTGTGCGGCGACCATATCAATGAGCAGCATGTTCACAACATTGACGTTGCCAACTGGGTGAAAAATGGGTATCCGGTCTCAATCCAGGGAACGGGTGGTCGCCAGGTCCGCACAGGAAAGGCTTATGGTGAAATTTTTGATCACCATACACTTGACCTTGTTTATGCGGATGGTACTACCATTTCAAGCCAGTGCCGGCAATTTGAAGGCACCTGGAACAGGGTTGACGAAGCGTTTGTAGGAACAAAAGGACGCATCGACAGCTTTGATGGCAAGAAAACAATCCTGAAAGATTACAAAGGCAGTGTCATGTATCAGCATGACGATAAAGGCGACAAAAACCCGTATCAGGTTGAGCACGACGAATTGTTTGCTGCGATCGCGAAGGGTGAGTACAAGTTTGCAGATGCTGAAAATGGTGCCAAAAGCACAATGACTGCAATCATGGGCCGTATGGCAACCTACTCCGGTAAGCTGATTACGTGGGATGAGGCGATTAAGTCTGATATTAACCTGTTCCCAGACAAGCTGGCATGGGATGCATCTCCGAAAGTTCTTCCCGGTCCGGACGGTTTGTATCCGGTGGCGATACCAGGAAAAACTCAGGTTATCTGA
- the aroC gene encoding chorismate synthase: MGSTYGKIFKIATFGESHGAAIGVIVEGCPAGVIFNTDFIQSELSRRKPGQSRITTQRKEADEFEVLSGVFEGKTTGTPIAMIIRNEDQRSKDYSHIAAQYRPSHADYTYQVKYGVRDYRGGGRSSARETAARVAAGALAKLLLNQAGVKITAYVSQVGTLALSKAYQDLDLSEAENNAVRCPDPEVAGQMFEYIDSVRKQGDSVGGIVSCVATGVPAGWGEPVFDKLHAELGKAMLSINAVKGFEYGSGFEGVRMLGSAHNDAFFVDENGSVHTRSNYSGGIQGGISNGEDIYFRVAFKPVATIMQDQESIDQHGDAAVVQGKGRHDPCVVPRAVPIVEAMAALVLADLYLRNKSSRVDQ, encoded by the coding sequence ATGGGAAGTACTTACGGTAAGATATTTAAAATAGCCACATTCGGCGAGTCACATGGTGCGGCTATCGGCGTAATCGTAGAAGGCTGTCCGGCAGGAGTGATTTTCAACACTGATTTCATTCAGAGCGAGCTTAGCCGCCGCAAACCGGGACAATCCCGCATTACTACGCAGCGCAAGGAAGCGGACGAATTTGAGGTGCTATCCGGAGTTTTCGAAGGAAAAACGACAGGTACGCCCATTGCCATGATCATCCGGAATGAGGATCAGCGCAGCAAGGATTATTCCCACATTGCAGCACAATACCGACCATCACACGCAGATTATACTTACCAGGTCAAATATGGCGTGCGCGACTACCGGGGCGGAGGCAGGAGCTCAGCGCGCGAAACAGCTGCGAGAGTAGCCGCCGGCGCGCTTGCAAAACTGCTTTTGAACCAGGCAGGTGTCAAAATAACCGCATACGTTTCCCAGGTAGGTACGCTGGCGCTCAGCAAAGCCTATCAGGACCTGGACTTGTCGGAAGCAGAAAACAATGCCGTACGCTGTCCGGATCCTGAAGTTGCCGGGCAAATGTTTGAATACATTGACAGTGTGCGTAAGCAAGGAGACTCCGTAGGAGGCATTGTAAGCTGTGTGGCTACGGGCGTACCGGCAGGCTGGGGTGAGCCGGTATTCGATAAGCTTCACGCCGAGTTAGGTAAAGCCATGTTAAGTATCAATGCCGTGAAAGGCTTTGAGTACGGCAGCGGGTTTGAAGGCGTCCGGATGCTGGGGTCAGCGCACAATGATGCTTTTTTTGTAGATGAAAATGGCAGTGTACATACACGTTCCAACTATTCCGGGGGCATTCAGGGCGGTATTTCCAATGGAGAAGATATTTACTTCCGTGTTGCATTCAAGCCGGTAGCTACGATTATGCAGGATCAGGAGAGTATTGATCAGCATGGAGACGCGGCTGTGGTGCAGGGAAAAGGGAGACACGATCCGTGCGTGGTACCGCGTGCAGTGCCTATCGTAGAGGCGATGGCGGCGCTGGTACTGGCAGATTTATACCTTAGGAACAAAAGCAGCCGGGTAGATCAGTAA
- a CDS encoding YqgE/AlgH family protein — MSFAMNVSKGSLLIAKPFLGDPNFERGVIIMCEHNDQGSFGFVLNQTTDLFLGDVLDETIYQDITLHLGGPVEKNTLHFIHRRPDLITGGSEIMPDVFWGGDFDQVKTLLNLNTLKPEDVRFFIGYSGWSGGQLDEELRQDSWIVSNTNSNFLFSTPPGNFWREILRNMGGEYRSIAHYPIDPRLN; from the coding sequence ATGTCTTTTGCCATGAATGTTTCAAAAGGAAGCTTGTTGATTGCCAAACCTTTTCTGGGAGACCCGAATTTTGAGCGGGGAGTCATTATAATGTGTGAGCACAATGATCAGGGGAGTTTCGGGTTTGTCCTTAATCAGACTACCGATCTTTTTCTCGGAGATGTACTCGACGAAACCATTTACCAGGATATTACCCTGCATTTGGGCGGCCCAGTGGAAAAAAACACCCTGCATTTCATTCACCGCCGGCCTGATCTGATCACGGGCGGAAGTGAGATCATGCCCGATGTTTTCTGGGGCGGCGATTTTGACCAGGTAAAAACACTGTTGAACCTTAATACCCTGAAACCCGAAGATGTTCGCTTCTTCATCGGTTACTCAGGGTGGAGCGGCGGCCAGCTCGATGAGGAGCTTCGTCAGGATTCCTGGATTGTTTCCAATACGAACTCTAACTTCCTTTTCTCAACTCCTCCCGGGAATTTCTGGCGGGAAATACTTCGGAATATGGGTGGTGAATATCGCTCTATTGCTCATTATCCCATTGATCCCCGGCTCAACTAG
- a CDS encoding BatD family protein → MCFFVNAFAQSPASNVTIEFGSKNLTLDQPFLISVVIRDSESRPSILFPEIKDLEKRSKTATSSVSTVDGKKVVIQTITQEYYATKPGNYLIPEFNITVNATRLHSEETMIVFGKAQSAEALEDDSKVTVDAELESNKEDIFISVQTDKKTAYIREGFALRVSLYIAENAPVEMEFYRFNEQLQFILKKLRPANCWEENVGIEEIVKRRVQIRGRSYTEYNMYQARLFPFTTEHVNFPAVSLDMLVNDHEGAVNVENKVIRKFRSKPFSVFVKQLPDHPLRDQVAVGQYHLKEQLSGELVYPGESVRYVFKVEGTGNIKAIPAPIIQAGSSLDIYPPEVSQVIRRTYQSVAGEKAFDYFVVPKKDGKFILGRYFQWIYFNTADQAYDTLRSSKMLEVKGEDYQLANLSLNGSPGLYDNLESLDSTQESISYKQLLKDATNIIVVILLITMIWVFRR, encoded by the coding sequence TTGTGTTTTTTCGTTAATGCTTTTGCTCAAAGTCCGGCCAGTAATGTGACCATTGAGTTTGGCAGCAAGAATCTTACACTTGACCAACCTTTCCTGATTTCCGTAGTAATACGTGACTCTGAGAGCAGGCCTTCCATCCTGTTTCCAGAAATTAAGGATCTGGAAAAACGGAGTAAAACTGCTACAAGCTCGGTAAGTACCGTGGACGGCAAAAAAGTTGTCATTCAGACAATCACCCAAGAATATTATGCCACGAAGCCCGGAAACTATCTCATTCCCGAATTTAATATTACTGTCAATGCTACGCGGCTGCATTCTGAGGAGACCATGATCGTTTTCGGAAAGGCACAATCCGCTGAGGCATTGGAGGATGATAGCAAGGTGACAGTGGATGCAGAACTTGAAAGCAACAAAGAAGATATTTTCATTTCTGTTCAGACTGACAAAAAGACTGCCTACATACGGGAGGGTTTTGCATTGAGGGTGTCGCTCTACATCGCCGAAAACGCACCTGTAGAAATGGAATTTTACCGGTTTAATGAACAATTGCAGTTTATCCTCAAAAAGCTTCGTCCGGCAAACTGCTGGGAGGAAAATGTAGGTATTGAAGAAATCGTTAAAAGACGCGTGCAGATCCGCGGCAGAAGCTATACAGAGTACAACATGTACCAGGCCAGGCTTTTTCCTTTTACCACAGAGCATGTCAACTTTCCGGCAGTATCACTCGACATGCTTGTGAATGATCATGAGGGGGCTGTAAATGTAGAGAACAAGGTCATCCGGAAGTTCCGGTCGAAGCCTTTCTCTGTTTTTGTAAAACAACTACCTGATCACCCCCTTCGCGACCAGGTAGCGGTGGGGCAGTACCACCTGAAAGAACAGCTGTCCGGCGAACTGGTATATCCCGGTGAAAGCGTCCGTTATGTATTTAAGGTAGAAGGTACCGGCAATATAAAGGCCATACCCGCCCCGATCATTCAGGCAGGCTCCTCACTGGACATTTATCCTCCCGAAGTAAGTCAGGTCATCAGGCGTACTTACCAAAGCGTGGCAGGCGAAAAAGCATTTGACTACTTTGTAGTACCCAAGAAGGACGGTAAGTTTATTTTAGGCCGGTATTTTCAATGGATATACTTTAATACTGCGGATCAGGCATATGATACATTACGCTCTTCCAAAATGCTTGAAGTCAAAGGAGAGGACTATCAGCTGGCAAATTTGTCGCTCAATGGCTCACCAGGCTTGTATGACAATCTGGAAAGTTTGGACAGTACACAAGAATCAATCAGTTATAAACAGCTATTAAAGGATGCAACCAACATCATTGTTGTAATTTTACTGATTACAATGATTTGGGTTTTCAGGAGATAA
- a CDS encoding ABC-F family ATP-binding cassette domain-containing protein has translation MNYLSAENIAKSFGDQWLFKNINFGISKGDKVALIGTNGAGKTTFLNILTGKLPADEGEVSIRKDIRVGYLDQSPSFNESLPVLEVIFSSNNPIAQVVKRYEHAIETGDHDALEKAMEDMDKFAAWDFEYRTKEILGRLGIHDTENAYGNLSGGQRKRVAMAKVLLEDPDLLILDEPTNHLDLDTVEWLENYLNTSNTTLLVVTHDRYFLDTVCNQMLELDNGSAYTYKGNYTNFLEKKAEREEMEAAAVDKARNLMRKELDWIRRQPKARGTKAKYRIDAFEELKEKASQKKVDVQMDLNVRTSRLGSKIIELDHVTKGFDGRELIRDFEYTFRRGDRIGIVGKNGMGKSTLLNMITGELQPDQGQVVKGETVQFGYYRQSDLVFNENQRVIDIVKDVAEVVQLGTGETVTIGNLLQSFLFSPAKQYDFISKLSGGERRRLQLLLILIKQPNFLILDEPTNDLDIASLNVLEEFLLNFPGCLVIVSHDRYFLDRLVQHIFVFDGEGQISDFPGNYTELRDYQDEQEAEKKTVLPAIKPVVVPEVPKEIIPVGKKKLSYKEQKEMEQLEKDIEQIESRKAALVQKLNAGGTHAELSGWSTEIENLAEQQANKEMRWLELSENA, from the coding sequence ATGAATTATCTTTCAGCAGAAAATATCGCCAAATCCTTTGGGGATCAGTGGCTTTTCAAAAATATTAACTTCGGGATCAGCAAGGGCGACAAGGTTGCATTGATCGGGACGAATGGCGCGGGGAAAACTACCTTCCTTAACATACTCACCGGCAAGCTGCCGGCCGACGAAGGTGAAGTAAGCATCCGGAAGGACATCCGGGTAGGATATCTTGATCAGAGCCCTTCTTTCAATGAGTCACTTCCGGTGCTCGAAGTTATTTTTTCTTCCAATAACCCCATTGCGCAGGTTGTAAAGCGTTACGAGCACGCCATTGAAACAGGCGATCATGATGCCCTTGAAAAAGCAATGGAGGATATGGACAAATTTGCAGCCTGGGATTTTGAATACCGCACCAAGGAAATCCTTGGCCGGCTTGGCATTCACGATACGGAAAATGCCTACGGAAACCTGTCGGGCGGGCAGCGCAAGCGGGTGGCAATGGCCAAGGTGCTTTTGGAAGATCCCGACCTGCTGATCCTCGACGAACCTACTAACCATTTGGACCTTGATACGGTTGAGTGGCTTGAAAACTACCTGAACACGTCCAATACGACCCTGCTGGTGGTCACGCACGACCGCTACTTTCTGGATACCGTGTGTAATCAGATGCTTGAACTGGACAATGGGTCGGCATACACCTATAAAGGTAACTATACCAATTTCCTTGAAAAGAAGGCTGAGCGTGAGGAAATGGAGGCCGCAGCAGTAGACAAGGCCCGGAACCTGATGCGCAAGGAGCTGGACTGGATACGCAGGCAGCCCAAGGCACGCGGTACCAAAGCTAAATACCGCATTGATGCTTTTGAAGAACTGAAAGAAAAGGCCAGTCAGAAGAAAGTGGACGTACAGATGGACCTGAATGTCCGCACTTCACGCCTTGGTAGTAAAATCATTGAGCTGGACCATGTAACAAAGGGTTTTGACGGCCGGGAGCTGATCCGGGATTTTGAATATACCTTTCGCCGTGGCGACCGCATTGGTATTGTCGGCAAAAACGGGATGGGTAAATCGACCCTCCTGAATATGATTACCGGCGAGCTGCAACCCGATCAGGGCCAGGTAGTAAAAGGAGAAACCGTACAGTTTGGCTACTATCGTCAGTCTGACCTTGTTTTTAATGAAAATCAACGGGTTATTGATATTGTAAAAGACGTGGCGGAAGTTGTTCAGCTGGGTACCGGAGAAACTGTGACCATTGGCAACCTTCTGCAATCCTTCCTGTTTTCTCCTGCCAAACAATACGATTTCATTTCAAAGCTAAGCGGTGGAGAGCGCCGGAGGCTGCAATTGCTGCTCATCCTGATCAAGCAACCCAACTTCCTCATTCTCGATGAGCCGACCAATGATCTGGATATTGCTAGTTTGAATGTGCTGGAAGAATTTCTGCTGAACTTCCCCGGTTGTCTGGTCATTGTTTCACACGACCGGTACTTCCTCGACAGGCTCGTCCAGCATATTTTTGTGTTCGACGGCGAGGGCCAGATCAGCGATTTTCCAGGAAACTACACCGAGCTCCGCGATTATCAGGACGAGCAGGAAGCTGAGAAAAAAACCGTTTTGCCGGCAATAAAGCCTGTGGTTGTACCTGAGGTTCCTAAGGAAATCATTCCAGTGGGGAAAAAAAAGCTAAGCTATAAGGAGCAAAAGGAGATGGAGCAGCTTGAAAAAGATATCGAGCAAATCGAAAGCCGTAAGGCTGCTTTGGTGCAAAAACTGAATGCCGGCGGCACTCACGCTGAGCTGTCTGGCTGGTCGACGGAAATTGAAAACCTGGCCGAACAACAGGCAAATAAGGAAATGCGCTGGCTTGAACTTTCTGAAAATGCTTAA
- a CDS encoding gamma carbonic anhydrase family protein: MAMIRSVRGFTPQIGAGGWLADNAVIVGDVTMGTHCTVWFNAVVRGDVNSIRIGHHTNIQDGVVVHCTYQKFATTIGDHVSIGHNAIVHGCTIEDNVLIGMGAIVMDGVIVGKGSIIAAGAIVTQGQKIPPGTIYAGNPARYLKDVSPEHDAMIRRTADNYITYSGWFREEEGSVP, from the coding sequence ATGGCAATGATCAGGTCAGTTCGCGGTTTTACGCCTCAGATTGGTGCAGGCGGATGGCTTGCAGACAATGCTGTAATTGTGGGCGATGTTACAATGGGTACACATTGCACCGTATGGTTTAACGCTGTGGTAAGGGGTGATGTAAACAGCATCCGGATTGGGCATCATACCAATATCCAGGATGGCGTAGTGGTGCACTGTACCTACCAAAAGTTTGCCACGACCATCGGTGACCATGTTTCAATTGGTCATAATGCGATTGTTCATGGATGTACCATTGAAGATAATGTGCTGATTGGAATGGGGGCAATTGTAATGGATGGTGTGATCGTGGGAAAAGGCTCCATTATTGCGGCTGGCGCCATTGTGACACAGGGCCAAAAAATCCCTCCCGGAACTATTTACGCGGGAAATCCGGCCAGGTACCTGAAAGATGTATCGCCGGAACATGACGCGATGATCCGGAGAACGGCAGATAATTACATTACTTATTCAGGCTGGTTCAGGGAAGAAGAGGGCTCTGTACCATGA
- a CDS encoding formylglycine-generating enzyme family protein, protein MSKKFLHLILTISICFQAVAQNADFKNYTQKIGGSTQVYDMVAVPGGEFMMGSPASEKGRKADEGPQHKVKIEPFWMGKTEVIWDIYDLYAFKNMEKEMAARYPDPDKSVQKTDASTRPSPPYVDMSFGMGRSGYPAINMTQYAAIFFCKWLYEKTGIFYRLPTEAEWEYAARAGSKTAYSFGNDEAQLGEYAWYRKNSDAAYKKVGQKKPNAFGLYDMHGNVMEWTLDQYIPDYYAKRPANEAFAPVTELYPTSVRGGSWDDEPVDLRSAARVGSKADWKVLDPQLPKSEWWMTSASFVGFRIVRPVKTPSPEEIKAYYSPKLIEDY, encoded by the coding sequence ATGTCCAAAAAATTTCTTCACCTAATCCTTACCATCTCCATTTGTTTCCAGGCCGTTGCGCAGAATGCAGATTTCAAAAATTACACTCAGAAAATCGGAGGAAGTACACAGGTTTATGACATGGTCGCAGTTCCGGGCGGCGAATTTATGATGGGAAGCCCTGCCTCGGAAAAAGGGCGCAAAGCAGACGAAGGCCCTCAGCACAAGGTTAAGATTGAGCCTTTCTGGATGGGCAAAACCGAAGTGATCTGGGACATATATGACCTTTATGCTTTCAAAAATATGGAAAAGGAAATGGCTGCCCGCTACCCTGATCCAGACAAAAGTGTTCAGAAAACGGACGCAAGTACACGCCCCAGCCCGCCTTACGTAGACATGTCTTTTGGTATGGGCCGCTCTGGCTATCCTGCCATCAACATGACACAATATGCTGCCATTTTCTTTTGCAAATGGCTTTATGAAAAAACGGGCATTTTCTACCGCCTGCCTACGGAAGCAGAGTGGGAATACGCTGCCCGGGCAGGTTCTAAAACAGCCTACTCGTTTGGAAATGACGAAGCTCAGCTGGGCGAATATGCCTGGTACCGCAAAAACAGCGATGCTGCCTACAAGAAAGTAGGTCAGAAAAAGCCCAATGCATTCGGACTTTATGATATGCACGGCAATGTAATGGAGTGGACACTTGACCAGTACATTCCGGATTATTATGCAAAAAGACCTGCCAACGAAGCATTTGCCCCTGTTACAGAACTGTACCCGACTTCGGTAAGAGGCGGCTCCTGGGACGACGAACCGGTAGACCTGAGAAGTGCAGCGCGCGTAGGCTCCAAGGCGGATTGGAAAGTGCTGGACCCGCAGCTGCCAAAAAGCGAATGGTGGATGACGAGCGCTTCCTTTGTAGGATTCCGCATTGTGCGTCCCGTCAAAACTCCTTCTCCTGAGGAAATCAAAGCTTATTACAGCCCTAAGCTGATTGAAGATTACTGA
- a CDS encoding DedA family protein — protein MDSIVEFFRYLLNSEELIRTGGLLVITIIVFAENGLFFAFFLPGDYLVFLAGVFCGTGILDVPIGILLVCMFTAAVLGSLLGYVFGKYFGNTFENRRDSFFFKKKHIDTTRSYFEKYGSRTLIISRFLPIVRTFAPILAGLVRMPFASFLINNVIGGAIWIGALTGGGFLFGERFPWIVDYVQYVILFFLAITTFTVIKGYLNARKEMVE, from the coding sequence ATGGATTCAATTGTTGAGTTTTTCCGGTATCTTCTTAATTCTGAGGAACTGATCCGTACCGGAGGCCTGCTGGTAATCACCATTATCGTTTTCGCCGAAAACGGCCTGTTCTTTGCGTTTTTCCTTCCCGGAGACTATCTCGTTTTTCTTGCGGGTGTGTTCTGCGGCACGGGCATTCTCGATGTTCCGATTGGTATCCTGCTGGTTTGCATGTTTACAGCCGCTGTTCTGGGATCTCTGCTCGGGTACGTTTTCGGAAAGTATTTTGGTAACACTTTTGAAAACCGGCGCGACTCTTTCTTCTTTAAAAAGAAACACATTGACACTACCCGCAGCTATTTTGAGAAATATGGCAGCAGGACACTGATCATCAGCCGGTTTCTGCCCATCGTCCGTACTTTCGCGCCCATACTGGCCGGTTTGGTCCGGATGCCTTTTGCTTCATTTTTAATTAATAATGTGATTGGAGGAGCCATCTGGATCGGCGCACTGACTGGCGGCGGCTTCCTTTTCGGTGAGCGCTTTCCCTGGATCGTCGATTACGTACAGTATGTGATCCTTTTCTTCCTCGCAATCACCACTTTCACTGTTATCAAGGGTTACCTCAATGCCCGGAAGGAAATGGTAGAGTAA
- a CDS encoding tetratricopeptide repeat protein codes for MKLKLAAFVFGLLAFVGVQAQTVQDGLALIHGERYNEAGELFKKLAESSNSADNQYYLGYYYLKTNQLDEAQKAFEKGLTIDDKSYLNQVGLGTVALGKGDRTKAKELFDQAEKKKGKDAEVLFRIGEAYTLFEKQNDPAEAIRLLDLAVKRDKDLADAYIAKGDALMLRNEGGPAATAYEYALTAKPNYPVAYNSIGQIYLRGKNYNLALENYKKAIEADANFAPAYKDLAELYFFAQKYKQAAENFDLYIQKSGTTDPEMKLRAAQFAFTADDYAKSLQLLEDIKGKINNPITLRMYGWSYFKTNQPDQAIQNLNEFIKVAPDKVIGDDYKYLGRAYNQKATTGTGYDSTGMSYIMKGADMDTSKTEAAATYKELGGLFYAAKDYQNAATAYEKGIALDTAKATANDYYYEGLANFQYAGSITAPGAADANFADSATIANNKKALYMKSDSIFTTVTQKLPDWPYGYYWRASSLYNAYDRTENVEKGISAPHYQKLIELAEKDPDPSKYKNYLKIAYNYLALYSQNTLSDNAKAKEYWEKLLKIDPDNATAKEALGIAIAPAAGGKTAPKKQ; via the coding sequence ATGAAATTGAAGTTAGCAGCATTTGTATTTGGCCTTCTGGCGTTCGTCGGCGTGCAGGCACAGACTGTCCAGGACGGTCTTGCATTGATACACGGAGAGCGTTACAATGAAGCAGGAGAACTTTTCAAAAAACTGGCAGAAAGTAGTAATTCAGCGGATAACCAATATTATCTCGGATACTACTACTTGAAAACAAACCAGCTTGACGAAGCACAAAAAGCTTTTGAAAAAGGCCTGACTATAGATGACAAGTCATATTTGAATCAGGTTGGTCTTGGAACAGTAGCATTAGGTAAGGGTGATCGTACCAAAGCGAAAGAACTGTTTGATCAGGCAGAGAAGAAAAAAGGTAAAGATGCCGAAGTATTGTTCAGAATAGGTGAGGCTTACACATTGTTTGAAAAACAAAATGACCCCGCCGAAGCAATTCGTCTTCTGGACCTGGCGGTAAAAAGAGACAAAGACCTTGCTGATGCATATATCGCGAAAGGTGATGCATTGATGCTGCGTAATGAAGGCGGACCTGCTGCAACTGCATATGAATATGCATTGACTGCAAAACCGAACTACCCGGTAGCTTATAACAGCATTGGCCAGATTTACCTGCGCGGTAAAAACTACAACCTTGCTCTTGAAAACTACAAAAAAGCGATAGAAGCAGATGCAAACTTCGCTCCGGCTTACAAAGACCTGGCAGAACTTTACTTCTTCGCTCAGAAATACAAGCAGGCTGCTGAAAACTTCGATTTGTATATCCAGAAAAGCGGAACTACTGATCCTGAGATGAAGTTGCGTGCTGCGCAGTTTGCCTTCACAGCTGATGATTATGCAAAATCACTGCAGTTGCTGGAAGACATTAAAGGAAAGATCAACAATCCGATCACACTGCGTATGTACGGATGGTCTTACTTCAAGACTAACCAACCTGATCAGGCAATCCAAAACCTGAATGAATTTATTAAAGTTGCTCCTGACAAAGTTATCGGAGATGACTACAAGTACCTGGGCCGCGCTTACAATCAGAAAGCAACTACAGGTACTGGCTACGATTCAACAGGTATGTCGTACATCATGAAAGGTGCTGATATGGATACCAGCAAAACAGAAGCTGCTGCGACTTACAAAGAACTTGGCGGACTTTTCTATGCTGCGAAAGATTACCAGAATGCTGCTACTGCCTACGAAAAGGGAATTGCACTTGATACTGCAAAAGCAACAGCAAACGACTACTACTACGAGGGTCTTGCAAATTTCCAGTATGCAGGTTCCATTACGGCACCTGGTGCAGCAGATGCTAATTTTGCTGATAGTGCAACTATTGCAAACAATAAGAAGGCACTGTACATGAAGTCGGATTCGATTTTCACAACTGTGACGCAAAAGTTGCCTGACTGGCCTTACGGATACTACTGGAGAGCCAGCTCGCTTTACAATGCATATGATCGTACGGAAAATGTGGAAAAAGGAATTTCTGCTCCGCATTATCAAAAACTGATTGAGCTTGCAGAAAAGGATCCTGATCCTTCCAAGTACAAAAACTATCTTAAAATTGCATACAATTACCTGGCATTATACAGCCAGAACACATTGTCTGACAATGCAAAAGCGAAGGAGTATTGGGAGAAACTCTTGAAGATTGATCCCGATAACGCTACTGCCAAAGAAGCTCTCGGCATTGCCATTGCTCCGGCAGCAGGTGGAAAAACAGCTCCTAAAAAGCAATAA
- a CDS encoding helix-turn-helix domain-containing protein, with protein MIDFGSNFRKLREWTGLSQETLANILSVSASVINRIENNKRRLDIQIIYNMSARLDLDITVVMLVLIHGKDALPGRNPSGVKKASLVL; from the coding sequence ATGATCGATTTTGGAAGTAACTTCAGGAAGCTGAGGGAATGGACCGGACTTTCTCAGGAAACATTGGCAAACATTCTTTCCGTATCCGCATCGGTGATCAACAGAATAGAAAATAACAAGCGCAGACTGGATATTCAGATTATTTACAACATGTCGGCGCGACTAGACCTGGATATTACAGTGGTTATGCTCGTACTCATTCACGGGAAAGATGCATTGCCCGGGCGTAATCCATCCGGGGTCAAAAAGGCATCACTGGTGCTTTGA